In Citrus sinensis cultivar Valencia sweet orange chromosome 3, DVS_A1.0, whole genome shotgun sequence, the sequence AcaaagggggggggggagaataATGAAGTACCCGCacaaattatattgaaaattatatgtttCATCAGTTCAGCTTACGTACCACCATCCTTGGGGTCATTGATGGCTACACAGACATCTTGAAGATGGCCAGGGTCAGTGGCAGAGGCCAAAGAAGAAGCCAAAGCCAAGAGGGCAAAACCTATAAGAAATTGAATTACCTTCATGGTGATTAAGTCACAGGATGTGCCTATCTCAAACTTTAATCAAGTGTTGTGATTTGAGAATCTTGTGAGGAAAACTAGACTATTTATAGAACCGAGTCCATGAACGAGTTTGTGTGTTCAATTATTAGTCCTCGAAGCAAGTCAAGACTTATTGGGTCcttaataatataactttgTAATGTTTTGCATCCCTcgttttcatttgtttttcaaaatttacatGTAGAACTTGGTTGATGGTACACAtcttaaatataaattgtaaaacatACAAAATAATGTTTGGCTAACAATGATATAACTTTGTAATGTTTTGCAgctctcattttcatttttgtttgtttgctggTACACATATTAAATGTAAATTGGAAAACATACAAATCAAAGTCTGGCTGACAATGATAAATGAAACGACCCGCCCCGAATTCTCCTGGGCGAGTCAATCTAGTCTCATCAAAACTGACTTGatattaatctaattaatgagaattctattgaaaatttagcagtctcctttataaatataacactCTCAATCTGCAAATATGAATATAACACTccccaaaataatttaatatacaaCTAACTCCAATGGTCAACATTCTTgataaaaatactaaattttagtattttactCAAAATATCTCCAGGATATCaaaagattatattataactaagggaaattatcattgcattaccttttattttgccttatgttcatccaaccattacaaaattttaatatgtactttgcaccacctttcttttcacatttgtatCAACCAGTCACTTTTGCATTAAcactgttaaataattttaataaaattataattttacccccaaataaattaaaagaccattttattttataaaaattttaaaaaataaaaaaaataatgataaaaatatccctaaatttaataaaaataaatcccaaaattagaatttttatttttaataaaaattattttgatataaaattataattataaaaataattgcaaaattttgggatttaataaaaatctcctaaattattaaaattttaggatttattcttttaagaaataaattaagttattttaataaaattttacaaattataatttttaataaataaatttatttatttttattaaaattttgtaaaattaaattttttaataaaaataattattaaaattttgtaaaatctaaatttagtaaaaatcagttgagcacctctatttgggatttattttttattaaatttagggatattcttatgattataatttttaattttaaaagtttttataagataaaataatcttttaatttatttgggggtaaaattgtcattttattaaaattatttgatagtgttaatgcaaaagtgtctaattgatacaaatgtgaaaagaaaggtggtgcaaagtacatgttaaaattttgtagtggctggatgaacataaggcaaaataaaggtggtgcaatgataatttccctataactaatattaacatatttgtttattcttaatcccaaaagaataatataacaaaattatacaatccCAAAAGGGTGAGATGATCCGGATGTcctaacaaaaaaatcatctatatCTTCTAATATCATCACATGACCAAGACTCAAAGTATATTTACAGTCGCTGGGTCGGTTTGGTGTACCTGCAACCTCctgttgggggggggggataTAATAAAAACGAGATGAGTATAAAACTCAATGAGCTTAGTGAGTagatagtaattttttaaaacaaatttttactttaaaagaaataatcatatcaTTTCCAAACACGATTTCATCAAACCATATGCGAGAaaccaataataaattatttaacatttaaatcaGATTACCAACCTTGAAAAGCATATAAAATATCGTAGCTAATAACCATGGAAATCATATCACAATATCATATAGAATACACAAATCTGAAAATCATCACTAAACAAGTACCCAGGGGAATAATCTCATCGTATCCGGACCTCAACGGATGGGCAATGACGTACTATCTAGATACCGTCAAGCCCCGAAGCTACACGAATAGACAAGAAAATaccatctcatatctcatcatatctATGCATGCATAATCTAGTCCCCAAAGGACAAAAGCGCCAAAGCACACGGCCCAAAACCTCTATGTGTACTCAGACGAGCCCTCAAGGCCTGTATTTCATTTGTATCATCTGTATCTGTATCACTATTATCATCATATCACATGCATATGCCCCCAAAAGGCAGAAGTGCCTAaacacacggcccaaagcctctatgtGTGTTCAGACAGGCCCCAAATACCTCTCATCTCTATACTTATAAAAGGGAAGGGTACTGTCcaatgattttaaaaacaatctcTATACTCATATTCATATAAATTCTAATCATACTTTAAATCATACATTTCTTGTTATTATCGCATCTAAATCTACTTTTCTCATCTTTGAAatactataatattttattcaaagtcGATACGAAAAACTATTAACgaaacattttaatataatatcaatacgtgaataaaatccatttcaagaaaatcattaaatcagaacatttaaaatacttatttcgCAAACATACTTTgctatcataattaattatgaaaatagattttgtatattccactcacagtgacGATGTTTACGCTCGGGGGTAAAAGCCTATTTAGTCTctgtattttaagattagtgtccatttagtctctgtatttttaaaaatacctcgaaACAACCCTGCCGTTAAAGTACTGATACCCCTACCATTactttctatttcttttggcttacttttacaatattacccttttataataatttttttgtttggacattaataaaaagaaaataattaaattaccaatttaaccctaaaaaataaaaaaaattatattaatttttttgcaagcaccatttgcacacttgatagtttgcatacaatttttgacaatttaattttttacaattaaaaattaatattttttttttattttttagggttaaattggtaatttaataaatttttttattaatgtgtaaaccaaaaaatcattataaaagggtaatattgtaaaagtaagccaaaagaaataaaaagtaacggtaggggtatcaatactttaacggcagggatgttttgaggtatttttaaaaatacaaggactaaatggacactaattttaaaatacagggactaaatgggCTTTTACCCTTACGCTCGGTTATCGTCCACATCCGCGGACTGGCTCTCGCTCACGGATCCTCCTAAATCAAGAAAacgacataattattttctataaatcataattaggactaaatttatacaataaaCTCGAAACGAACATCTATccataatttacaactcccgTGTcgataaaattaccaaaatacccttgAATATGTAAATCATTAGGATACTTCGAAATTATAAATCATTGAATTACCCTCGGAATCATAATTACACCCAATCCTCAATTTCAGGAGTTACTAAAATATCCACAGGttcagaaattacaaaatcgCCATCAAAATGTGAATTTACCGAATTGCCCTTACCGGTCAACGGTGGCCGGAATTCAAGCAACGGTGACCAGGAAGCTCAGGTTAGACGCTTCTCGCTGAGCTGAGTTCAATGATACCGGCAGTGTGCTCCCACGCGTGGCGATGGCACCGGAATCTAGCTCGACAGCCGTGTAACTACAATGACTGAACCACGACAAATCGACGACTCTCGGTGGCTGtgtgttagagtgcaatttatgcactagttttgcattgtttacttcccttaatatcgatgttttgcacttaataatagtgatttacttgtgttttatttttataggtgcaattctattgattggtgctaaaattgagctacaagatgatgtttaaggatgattgttctcttggagaaattatgagcgtcagaagaactttgttgataaggcgtgggcgcgtgctgtcaactacggacctgcagtttttagttaaaacgtgttttgtattttttgttatttttgtaattacgaatttaatatttcaaatattagtactttattttaaatagaattctagaggagaagagagggagagtatttaagggaggaatctattgtgaaagaAGGGgaaattggagaaaaagaaagaaaccatAGATCTaaacttttctcttctctctatgaagaactaaacctatttttctggttgaaggttaatgaagctttgattcatcactactgtgagatctttcttatgttttaattgttttattgcttttttgggtatttgtttattctctgaattattttcatgattatgtttgttaattaggtaattggccactatttaattatcaacttaatatattgtcaattaaaggatttatcgtatgaagattttaatgtttgtgacaaataacattgcagagagttgtgttatgagaataaacaatctaatttaaatgaaccatcgtatgtgttgattaggatttgggtctctctggtttttcaggctgtcaattgattaaatcctatgatcgtatctagggttgtctatagattagggaaataaccaacggtcgtaccttggttatcaactagttaaggagagattggctattagagggtctcagtagctataaccgatctattcataagtaataataatttatatttgaatcaatgatcagtagtcgaatcaagccgaattaattccttcaaccagagctttctccaatttgaattacaactttaatttgcattcttgttattttaatttgatttttattattgtcaacaaaacccccattttatgttttacgttttaaaaggatttaaataattaccgatctctgtggacacgaccctgctcaatcactatacacaatttatttagagtaggtatttatttttgttggcttcgacaaccatcacTGTGGATggtcaaaaaattaaaaagggaGTCGTGGGGAACAAAATCCAGCCGGTACTGTCACCCAAAACCGGCGAAAATCCCGACAGAGCAAGGTGAAAAAGTAGCGGGTTTTTCAAGCTTTGGTCACCAACGTTCTAGCTGTTTTTCGGCGACGTGGACGACTGGGGCATGATGGCTGGTCTTCAAGCTTCAAATTGGTACCAAGCTTGACCGGTTGGGTGGCCGGAATCACAAGATATGGCCGGGTCGAGTTTCAAGTCAAACGGGTCGGGTTTCGGGTCGGTTTACAGCttctctcactctctcacaCGTGTGTATCTGTTCCCCTGTTTCAAGCttcttcttttacttttatttactttttaaccgcctcatctttttttttttccacatgTGTTACAATAAAACCCAAAACAGGTTAGACACGTTTCCACCAATCTTCAaaacgaacataaaatataataagaaacaatattttaacgCGTTTCcaaagcataattaaaatataatttttttattggaaaGAAACGAGTTgaagaatttatgaaaatggGTGAGAAACAAATTCAAGTCTCTGGCCACAGGCTAACAGTTGAGAGTCATGTTCTGTAAATATCGATGTTACCGGACTTGATTGGTTTGTTGTCGGACTTAATGAAGATGCATTATTagccattttttctttttcatatcaatTGTCATAGCTGctttaatcatttttagttATGAATGCTTTACCAAGTCAATGATGCACTTGTTTTTTTCATTACGTGTTAAAatagggaaatttacaaaacaagccaaaaaaagaaggcatttttcaactttaacccctcaaatttttttctttcaacattagccaaatcACCACATTTTAGACGAAATTACCCTCCTCATTCTCACGTTTCCCTCAAGCAAATTCCTTCCCCTCTCACCAAAATCTCATCACCGGAAGTTCTATAGATTGTCGGCGGCAGCGTACATCGGCAGCGGAGGAAGTTGTTGGCACTTGAAAGAAGCTAAATCACGTTGAAAATCTTCGGAGATctccaaaatcaaagaaaaaaattgaaaaccctAGGTGAGTTGTTATTGCCGtttttcttgttgttgttgttgctgttgttgttgttgtttgggatgttgttgttgttggtggTGTTTTAATGGCGGTGGTGGGTGAGATGCATGTGGGAAAgggaagagaagagaaagggGGGAAGCCAACTCGCGCTGCGTCGCACGCGAGATGCGCGCGCGAGATGGGCGTGCAGCGCGCATCTCGCGTGCGACAGGCACATCTCGCGCGCACGAGGTGCGAATGCCGCGCGCGACATGCGCAGGTCGCACGCAAGATGGGCGCGACACGCGCACCTCGCGCGCGCGAGATGGGCATGTCGCACGCGAGATGCGCGCGGCACGCCCATCTCGCGCGCGCGAGGTGCGCACGCCGCGCGCATCTCCTGTGCGCCAGGCGCTGCGTCGCACGCGAGATGCGCACGTTGCGCCCATctcgcgcgcgcgcgcgcggcCGCGCGCGAGCCGGGCGCGCTAGGCTCGCGCGAGGGATGCCAAGACCGGGGGAGTTGCGGGCGGGCAAACAGCGCGCGCGCGGGGCCGCCCTCGCGcgagcctgtcgcaccaagaggcAGCATCTCTTGGTGCGACAGTTGGTGCCCGTCGCACCAAGAGGTGCTgcctcttggtgcgacaggctcACGCGAGGGAAGCCAAGCGCGCGAGCTGCTTGCCTGCACGCAACTCGCGCGCGCTTGGCTTCCCTCGCGCGTGAGATGGGCGCAATGTGAGCATCTCCTGTGCGACAGGTGCTGCGTCGCACGCGAGATGCGCACGTTGCGCCCATCTCGCGTGCGAGGGCGCGGCCGCGCGCGAGCGAGTTGCGCTAGGCTCGCGCGAGGGAAGCCAAGCGCGTGCGAGTTGCGCTAGGCTCGCGCGAGGGAAGCCAAGCGCGTGCGAGTTGTGTGCAGGCAAGCAGCTCGCGCGCTTGGCTTCCCGCGCGcgagcctgtcgcaccaagaggcagcacctcttggtgcgacagtTGGTGCCCGTCGCACCAAGAGGCAGTGCGCAGTGctgccttaatttttttttcttttgttcataattttttaatgtgtgaTACTTTTAACTTGTACCAGATAAATGGGCAAATCAAAATTAGCATTGCATAACCCACCAGGACCAATTAAAGAACCGAGAATAATGAAGATACCTTATGTTGATCACTTCCCTGGGCGTATCACGAGTATGTGCAAATTAGATGTCGTTGTTAATGCCATCCGGGAAAAATTAACAAGGCAACAGTTGAAGCTATTCAAAGACgatatatttgggcatttcCTACAGTGCCGGAGCTATCCGTTCAGTGGCGTGATTGTGCACAATATATTGCTTCGGCAAGTGTCACATGGCGATGGAAATGACAAAGATGAGTTATGGTTTCAAGTTGGCGACCATTTGATACGGCTATCGATTGGAGAGTGGTGCCTAGTAACGGGACTTTGCTATGGCGAAAAAGTATTCCTGACGAAGCATAAAACAAATCATAGGTTACTTAATAAGTACTTTGGAGGCAGGATTCGCGATATAAATCTTGGCCAGTTCGAGGAAATATTTATGAACTTACGCTTCAAGACTATGAATGACACCGATGCGCTAAAAATTGCCATGTTTTACTTTGCTGATAGAGTGCTACACGGAAGAAAGGATCattgtcaaatcaatttcaatttacttAATGAGGTAGATGACATAAATCATTTTCGAAGTATTCCGTGGGGTCGTTTGTCATGGgaaacaatatataaaagcATTGATAATGTATTGAACGGCAAAgccaaaaaatttaagaaggcAAGCGCAGAAAATCCATTGCATAGAATTGAGAAATACAACTTTTACGGCTTTACGTCGGCAGTGTATGTGAGTgaagaagttttttttataacttagttttgttataataaatatttaatgacacGTTTTTTTACTTCATATCTTTCCTTGTTGAAGGCATGGATTTTTGAAGCGATCGAAGGACTACCATTAGAGTGGgtagagaaaattaagaggaagGGTGCTCGGATCGTGCGATGGAAGCCTGtggcttcttcaaatattAACTTCGGCGAAGTGTATTCATACCTGAACGAGCGTCTTGTAAGTCATTTATATGTATGTCTATATATAAGTATTACATAATATATGGTTATACTAATTGGAAATTTGGTAATCTTTACGACAGGATGACACCATTTTCCAAACCCTGAAACCGGATGCAAAGGAGAGAGCCACAAATTATTGGAAGAGTGTCGAGGATTACGTGCCATATTTGCCAAGTTGGGTCCGTAATGTGGGTATCATCTATAGTATCATTGAAAACCGGGTGCAAAGTCGTTGTGGACcgtgcaatcttgaaatcaaatttttccCGCAAGGCCACTTTGCGCAATTCTAGTATTAACTCATTCTTCTCAACGAACAACTTTCCCACACCAATGTCGGCAGAATTACAGCTTCTAACTAAGTCTGGAGCAACCAAGTTTGAAGGCAAAACTGGAGCAAGACTCACCAAGGGATCAACTGTTGTCCTCCTCCTCGAACAGGCCATCGGAGGAATAGGTCGATTCTCTCTATTGTTAACAGGAATATCATACTGATGCTCATCCTCATTATTGATAGGAATATCGGAATGACCAGTGTCCCTATCATCAACTTCAGTATTGGAGTTCATGCCTTGCACATTATCAGCTTCTGTGTTGTTGGTGTTATAACCAGGATCATCATAACTGCGGAACtcattattttgaaatggAGAGTAACGTTACCCTAACAATGTCCCTAATGGTAACACATTATCTTCAACATCCGCTATCGTAATGCCATTATTATCAATAGTGTCATTGTTTTCGTTGACTGGTGAGTAATGTTATTGGAACGACATTTGTTGTGGTAACACCTCTTCCTCAATATCAGGGACAGACTCGTTTGCTCTAAACGAACTTTCACTTTCCACAAGTGGCTCAGGATTTTCGGCCGGAACTCGAGGATGTGTGGTGACAAATATAGGGATGCATCCATAATTGACCACATCAGAGGCCATGTGCAGCACAACATTaaccatttcatcattaaatatatccATAGGTAGTGAACATGCACGATACATTGTGTTACTAGAtctcaaagttgtcttcatcGACAAACTATATTCAATAGGATTTATCTGTAAAACTTCATACACCCTTGCCATAAATTGCTCAAATGTACAATCTTTCCGAACTAAAAATGCTGTATTCTTCGCATTCACGTACTCCGTACGGCCATCTGCTAATGTCTCCCACCAACCGTCATAACATAATTGAAGTACAACGGAATCCattaaacctaaaaaaaaaaacaaaagagataaGATTTCACGCTACAAAACCTAGTAAAAATGAATATGCAGTACatttatgtggatgatatgaAGTATACAATTTTTGATTTACTTCGTCTCATCGTAAGCTtcgaaatgatatattatacgCCTAAAACGGACACATGTAGCCCAAGTTATTACTTTcggaaaataacttaaatttagtgagacaggcagtgggacaggtgcctgtctcacataaaaccagcaaatttatgtgagacaggcgcctgtcccacttgcctgtctcacataaaaccagtggtaacaagtgagacaggcgcctgtctcacttgcctgtctcacataaaaccagtggtaacaagtgagacaggcgcctgtctcacACGCCTATCCCACTTGCCTGTCGCACATATTTTGGTGAGACAGGCAAGTGagacaggtgcctgtctcacataaaaccagtagatttatgtgagacaggtgcctgtctcacttgttcTGGGCTTCTGTTTTACTTGATTTTTCAGGGGTTTCaatgattgattttcatttctcaactcaaactaacTACTTTAACAAGTCACATTgttttgttaatgaaaaataacaacatttgcaataaaaactcACATCAATTTCGAactcaaatgataaaatcaatagattaaaAGTTTAGGTTATGGTAAGAGTATAAACTAACCTTAAGAAGCTTtccaattgataattatatcttcaattatgtaatacttgtttgatgaaatttgctAATTTATTGAGAGTAATGGAGTTTGTTGAGTGATGAAATTTGTTAAGTTGAAAAGGGAAAAGTGGTGGAAGTGCTGGAATTGATAAGGGAAAGTGGCAtgcctttgtaaatttgatgaaaatgatgaggGTAATGTAGTCCAAAAATAGGGTGTTTGGctagttatgatagaaaaaagtttgaagggttaaagttgaaaaatgcctaatttttttggctatttttgtaaatttcccgttaaaatattgttttctgtaAATATCGATGTTACCGGACTTGATTGGTTTGTTGTTGGACTTAATGAAGGTGCATTATTagccattttttctttttcgtggCTGCTTTAGCCATTTTTAGTTCTATGATTGCTTTACCAAGTCAATGATGCACttgttttttttcattaagtgTTAAAATACTGTTTTCAGTGGTCACGTTAATTGATATCATTTTCCATCTTATTTTCAGTGATCACAAATCAAAATGTGAATAAGCTGGTGTCGGCACGTTTGGTTAGAGATAGTGATATATCCTTTTCCAATGTCAATTGATATATATCATTTCAACtttaaaagctaattttaatatttaataaatatttttataaataacttttagtaaaatcatgtaaattttgaaaaatagaaaaaaatagttttttaaaatctgaTTTCGAGAAtcacttttatacttaatatataattttatatatatcctcatatataagaaaaaaatccaaaatcatccttattaattagaaaataaaattattaatttaaaaaatattattattactaccaattatattgagataacaaaataaaaaataaaattgataatataaaatatttattttagttatcaattattatatatacacaactaaaaatattttatttacatgtttataaatgtgtaattaaattttattcaacaaatGTTCACTTcacttatttatattcttacaaCATTTTAACATTAAGATTTATCAAATACATACGACCgcttttaaaactcacaacattttttaaaataaattttactaaacttttaattggttctctatTATAGCTGATTATTTCTATAGTATgactaacaataattattttaaaagatataacattattaaCTTAGCCCTTAGTGActcaattgattaaaattaagtcaattaaatCACTAAGTTAGGAAAACAAACCGCCCTTTAGTTACTTTCTTAATGtaaatattagtaaattataatgcaaataaagataataaccTCTTCCTTTGttcacttttttaattaaaattagttgCATTAGCTATTTTGAATAACAAATTGAATTGTTCACGAAATAATAATCTCTTCTTCCAATCATATGAGTGGGTTTGAGTGACTCAGGTAGCCATGGGAATTTGTTTTCGTTGATTTCTACACTTGGCTTTTTAGGATTATTTGTAAGGAcattaattatgtatttttaatgggtttatatgttaattatattGCATGTAATATTAAAGGTTTGTCAACAAGCTGGCAACCATTTAAGAGTATCTCCAAAatctctataaattttattctttaaatatctaTTTGCTTACCTATGTGACAAATAGAAGggtgaaaaaatatgatattttctaaaattctcttcaaatagaaataagttaatattattttaattaaataataatttttttaaaggaaaagtcaaTATCAATTAAAGCACTTATCTCTCTTTCTCCAATGAAAAGtaagaaaacataaattgaaaatggagaaattaactctctaaatttgaaaagagataatcatttcttatttaaaaaatcttaattagagTGTCTTTTGAAGTCGTAAATATTGATGTGGCTctttaaataagtaataaaatcttatttgaagagcgTTTTGGTGATGCTCTAATTAGTTAAAATGCATTCATGTCAGTATTTAAGATACGTATCACTTTCTGGCAACAATGTTAATATATGTTTCCGTTCGAACTTTCCACTTGCTGCTTGACCCATGTAAGTTATGAAAAAGTTTCCGAGAATTGACTTACAAAAGGATGCtaatctcttttctttttctcttttttccgGGGGAAATTGCAGGTCAAGAATCTGGAGAGGTCATATTTCAAAATGTCGAGGCTCCATTGTTCTGGGCAGAAGCCCCAACACTTCAAAGTAACTGAGAATGACTTGGACTTCCCTTGCGATAGATAGGTAGACGGGAAGGGAAACGGGATTGCAGATAAAAGCAAAGAGAAATAATAGAACGATGATTATTGTATTTAGAAGAAATTGTTTCACCTTATTCAAATGACGCCATGGCTGTGTTTGTGATGTCAGTGCTGACGATGGATTGTAGTTTGTGTCCtaatgtacttttttttttttttgtctaaacCATCCGGTATCCGGCGATTACATTAGGTCCCGACTACTCCGGATTCGGGCCGGGTGCCAATAAAGCCCTCCCAATGAGGGTGACTCCCAGGAAACTCGAACTGAGAAACAAACCCAGTCGAGCCACCTAAGGGGTTCAGCCGGCGCCAGCTGAACCAACACCCGGTTCCAAATGTACTTTTCTATGTATAAGGATTCGTGAAAAACGTTGgagattagaaaagaa encodes:
- the LOC107174491 gene encoding uncharacterized protein LOC107174491, encoding MGKSKLALHNPPGPIKEPRIMKIPYVDHFPGRITSMCKLDVVVNAIREKLTRQQLKLFKDDIFGHFLQCRSYPFSGVIVHNILLRQVSHGDGNDKDELWFQVGDHLIRLSIGEWCLVTGLCYGEKVFLTKHKTNHRLLNKYFGGRIRDINLGQFEEIFMNLRFKTMNDTDALKIAMFYFADRVLHGRKDHCQINFNLLNEVDDINHFRSIPWGRLSWETIYKSIDNVLNGKAKKFKKASAENPLHRIEKYNFYGFTSAVHGFLKRSKDYH